ccatagaaaggagtatgaatgattggatgaagacaataggaaagcagaggttcaggggaTCACTAtctttactttatattttatttatcttttaattattaaatctctataatcaattgaatctacttgactgagatttacaaggtgaccatagttttcttcaagccgacaatctccgtgggatcgacccttactcacctaaggtttattacttggacgacccagtgcacttgctggttagttgtgcgaagttgtgacaaagaactacgattatgaacgtgcatattgagtttttagcgccgttaccaaggaatagaaccgtcacgatttctgcgcaccaatgaTTTTTAGATCAATTGTGTGCCTGCTAGAGTTCCTAGGGATGTGAAGAGCAATAACATATTGCttgattaattgtgatgctagttatcttggttcgggtgatagtgttggttttgcttgtgttattagagattgtaatgggagttggCAAAGGGAGtatttgggaatgattgagaataatagtattcttcaaggggaattgtttgctatttggagaggatatctcttagtttgggatgtgggtcaacgagatgttatttgtgagggattgtgtggaagcatttaatcttgttactaatcaccaagatggttttgggtttattgatccatttGTGCTCAAAATAAAAGATATCATGCATTTGAATTGGCGTgtttgactttcgtttgattatgagagatgcaaatacgatggcagatactatggcaaagatggcgatgaagttacaactttctcaTGTAGAGCTTCcttcaccttgggaggagtttaagagtagtcttaaaaaGGACTATCCCTCTATTTAAGCAgatcctttattttatttttctttgtttagtttatttcagtcaccaaaaataTTGCTTGATCATGAGTTTAGGCCTCATGTAACAGATTTTGGGCTTGTTAAGACTTTGCAGCGTGAGGCTGGCGATGGAGGTGCTAGTGCTGGTGCCAGTGTCATGTCCAGGGTTGTTGGATCATATGGTTACATTGTCTAGGGTAAGTTTTTTGGAAGATTTTTGGGTATTATTCAAATTGATCACCACATATGTAGACTTTTTTTTATAGTCCATACTCTTAATTGGTAAACACAAGCTAGTTACAAGTTAAAACCTATCATTGTCTAGGTGTTAGAACTTCGAATTGTGTAGTAGCATTTGCATTTAGAATTcagataataacaaaaaaaatgatgCTTTATTATTTGGTGCATAAGTTTTCAATGTAGTGTATATTGGGGACATTGATTCAAGAGAACTGATAAATGAAATCATCATTTAAGGAGAAGTAAGGCAGTGTTTGTTTTGTCATATATGTATACTGTAGTACATGTCCACCGTTTGGTTCATTAGACACAAATTTTTTATGGATACGGTGGCACACAGAAACACATAAAATACATGTCTTTAGTGTCTCTTCTTTAATCTAAGACACTAAGACACAAATGATAAGACACAAACTTTTTCAATATTatcccttcttttttttctttaattccaATTTGATCCTTTTTCCCTTACCCTCAacttctcctttctctttctcgGATTCACCTCTTTCCATCGTACACTTTCATCTTCTTCTCCTACTCTTCCTTCATTCTACCATCGTCTCTCTCCATTGCACTTCTTCGCCATGGTCGCCACTGCTGTCATCTCCTCCTTCACACGTTGTCGCAACCACTGTCACGTTCCTTCGTCACGCCGCCTCCGCCATTGTTGTCTCCTCCTTCACGTGTTGTTGCAGTCACCGTCGCTCTCCTCCTTTCTCGTTGTCGTCGCCACTATCGTATCCCTCATTCATGCATTGCCACTGTTCTCTGCCTCACTATTGTTGTCGAGACTTCCTCCAATGTTTGATATTCAGACACTTTCAAATCTAACTCGCACCTTTCTTTCCAGATCTGCCTCCGTCTCTCTTTCACGTGTCTGCCTCTCTTCCACCATGTGGTCATCTATCTTGCTCTGGTTCTATTCCTGTTATTTTTTCTTTCtagttctttgagtcttttttttttttgtgatgagAATAATTCtctgttttaatttcaatttcaattttttttgtttgtgaCTGTAACTAGATTGTGCTTTTTGCATACAAGATGAGAAGAAGATAATTGGAGAGAGAGTTCTccgttctttttatttattttttatttaaattttgattaatctTATTGTTAGAGTGATTTTGTGTTAGTTTGTTGATTTGTTGAATTGAATTTGTAATtgcattaaaaattattaatggtGATAATCTGAGTTAACATGATAATGGTGATGGTGATAGAGGTAGAGAGGTGATAATGGTAATAGGATTAATAGTGTCATTTTATTAGAATTGTAATTTGAATGCAGGGTCATGTACTTGAATACCAAACATGTTTAAAAATTTATGTGTCATTTTATGTCTTTATGTCTATGTCTTATGTTTTACCACCCACTAACCAAACGGAGTCTAATGACTGCCATTTGTGAATCACGAGGGAAGGGCGCTACGGTGATCCTACAGAAAAAGAAATAGCGCATGCAGAAAGCGCATTGCGGTGACGGAAATTAATTACGGAGGGCACCGGCACTGCGCAAAGGATCGTCGAGGTGGAGGCCGCTGTAGAGCAAACACGGGCTTAGCGTTGGTCATGCGAGCCGCGAAGATGCGACAGGCGAGCAGCGTGGGTGCAAGTGACACAGATCAACCGGTGGTGTGATGAGAGAGTGGCGACGTGCGCAACATACTGTAAAAGTGGTGATGCGGCGGTCTACGCAATGGAAACAGAGCACTTCCGAAACTGCGATGAAAAGGAATGAAAACCTTTATGAAAGATTACTATTTTCCTAATCCTTATATTTCAAATTCTGTTTAATGCTAAttacttaaattttattttttaatttaaaattaataattaattgttGTTTTCAAATCTTGACAGAGTCTAATTTGATTCTCTGTACTTCTCCTAATATGAAATGTGAATCTGTGATATCAAAAACAATCTTCTTTTTGGCAATTATAAAACATTACAAAAACgtatccatttcttttcttccattgcTTTACAAAAAACAAAAAGGGTAAAAACTCCTATTCCCTAATTCGAAGGGCAAATCTGTAAAAACAACAGCAATGGCAGTCTCTGAATCTCAGTGAACTCCGCCATTTACCATCGCACGGTACTGCCTCAGCGATTCCTGCCTCTGCAGCCTCATCTCTTCATTGAACTTGTGAATGAACGCTTCAACTCGCCGATTCAACTCATCCTGACTCAGTGATGGCTCCTTCCTCAGCCTGCCAGCGCTGCTGCTGCCACCAGCCGGAGAAACGTTGTTCTCCCTCCCGCCGAATGTCTCGGCCTTCTTCATCTTCGTAGGAGGAGGCGTCTTACCTCCTTCGCCGCCGTTGAGATCCGTCAACGGAGCGGCGCTCCGGCGAGCCTGCTCCCACGTGTCAGATTTCTTGAGATGCCTGGTCAACGGCATGGGCCGACCTTCCGTTATGGTCCTCCATGTGCTCTCCAGTGTGTCCTGCCTCTTCGGCTTCGCTACTCCCAACGCAACCACCTTCCCTCCTGTCAGTAATTAGTTATAACCGTCACAACAGCACTAACAAATTTCatttaaaacatttttaattttcaatttcaaatttcaaacaaaCAGAAATAGAAACAGACCAAGAGAGAGAGAAAACGGACCTTCTGGACTTGCTTTAGCGGCTTTCCGGTGGCTGAACCTGGCGGATACCGGCGGTTTCTGGTTCTCATCGGAGAACGCCAAATCGAGATCCGAGGAGTCCTTCTTCTGCATGCCAACGGCTTCTTCGGATACTGTAACCGTCGTTTTCAACGGTAAGTTCTCGTCGTTGGTGACGGTTTCGTTGGTTTTCGGTGGCTCGTAGAGGAATTCTTCCGAAACGACGCCGCTGTAGTCATTTTGCGAGATCTTGAGTGGTTCGGGTGCGTGGTAGAGGAGGGTCTCGGGAGGCGAGTCCGGCGGAGAGTGGTTGTGGTGGTGGGTGAGCTTAGAGGTGGCGAAGATGGAGAGGATGATGAAGTTGAGGAGAAGGTAGAGGTAAGGAGGAGTGAGACAAGTGAAGAAGAAGGTGGAGATGGAAGGTACGGCTTCGGTGAGGAGTGGAACTGTGAGCTTCAGCCCCATTGCCATGGACACTATTCCGGTGGAGATTACAACCGTTTTCACGAAAAGAAAACCCATTTTTTGTGTCGCTTTTTTTGAGTGCTTGTGCTGTGCGCGTAAAGGGGGGACTCGGACTTACCTGGTCCGCTGGGGTGGTTTGCTAGTACAGAGGAAATTGGAACGTtgggagagaaagaaaagagaaaataagaaggagagagaagagagggtaCTTATAGGTGCACCCTATGCCGTATGCCGTATGCCCTATGCCCTATGAGGCTATGACCTTTTTGGGTAGACAGTAGAGGGTTGGGGCCACTGAGCAGCGTGGGTTCTCATGACATGTGGACCGTTCGATGAAAAGGACACTGCACCTTCAAAACATTGGTATATGTAAATGTAATGTGGCTGCCCACCGTTGTTCTTTACTATTACATCAGTAAAAAATAAGAAATACTCCTTCTGGTGAAATTCGTTCTCTTCAATTAGTACTAATTTCAACTAGGTCGAAATGAGTTAGTCAGATTCATTAATTATAGTTTTAATTTACAGTGAAATATTAACTATGCTGTATAACTTGTTTTAAATCCACAGAGGAACATTAAAGTGAGATGCATGAAGTCGGCATTATTGCATGGCAAGAGACGTGACAAAGTATAAGAGGCACTGGTGTGTGGTGTCACATAGAACACAGCAAAAATCttataacacacatatcaataCATCATCATCCTCATTACATAGCACACTTGTAGAAAGATTCCGTTAAGTATTCGCTTTACTTAATTTAATTGTTAGTACCGTACAGCTATAAAGTGATTAGTGTTCGTTAATCCTATTTGCAGTTTTAATAATCACGCTTTTGGGCCAGGTTGGTGTCAGTGACAGTGATAATAAGCATTTGAATAATGAAAATAGAAGGCACAACGGCTATAAAATATGACCGTTTATCCCGGAATATGGATAGTGGAATCTGGAATTGTGGATTCCCGCAGCTTATGGGGAGGCTCGCCCACATCACATGCCAAACAGGGAGTGTCCTACACAAAAGTCCACCGCCAAACCGACCTGTCCGACCATGAAAAAAGGGATGAGATGAAGATGAAAATGTGAAGACCTTTGACCATGTCTATATGAAAAGTGTAAAACCCTTATTCTCCCTtcactaattaaattaaaaaaaatttaaaaaaccaaGTACAAATATTAATTCAAGCcaattctcttttatttttaattttgaaaatctaaaaataagaataataaagttattatttttttaatagacttattttttaactaattaattctaattaattactctcttaattaatttttttagtggAACTCTTAAATTAATGACCATTCATATCCAATTGTTCATGTAGCGGTATCAATTTTGGATACCAGCTACCAAACAAAGTAGGAGTTTCGTTATATTGAAACATTGAATCAACATATCAATGCAATGAATATAATGTGATACATTATTAATTACAATTGATAAATACTTCAGCTCTAATATTTCATTCAACTAACAATCATCATAATTTATGccaaatttttcttttcatttatcGAAAAAAAAAACTGTGTAACATCTTGTTTCGTTTAGTACAACATAGACGTACACTATAAAAAGAGTAAACCTAATAATGTCGTCAAAATTTTACATGAACCATGttatatatacataaacaaaTAAATTACTAGACCNNNNNNNNNNNNNNNNNNNNNNNNNNNNNNNNNNNNNNNNNNNNNNNNNNNNNNNNNNNNNNNNNNNNNNNNNNNNNNNNNNNNNNNNNNNNNNNNNCTTTTCTTCTTATACTATTTTAATAATCTTATAACAGAGAAAATAATATgttttataaataaaagaaaaatgccgTTTAAACATCTAAAAAGTgtcatttttttacaaatttaaattaaaaaaaaaaaagaagaaaaatgtgtATTTTGAATTTCTATAGTGTTAATAATCTCAAAAGTTTATTTCCCTAGTTAGCTTGCAATGGGTTGAAGGATCAAATCAATCAAGTTTTTGAACACGCAATGTTCTCAATGACGAAAGCTAAtcctaaattcctaattaatttaatcctttacattgaaaaaaaaaagtgcatGGTGAGTGCTTCACATCCATAAAATATATTTGTACGGTCAAAAATGATATATAGTTAGATACGAACAGTACCTTCATGATGGTGACAAACTTCTCTATCCGCCaaccataaaaaataaataaataaaaagaatggCGCAAGGCTAATGACTTATCACTTTTCGCTATCTAAAATAGGACAATGATCAACTTGATATAATGTGACAAATAAAGCAcacttatttatatatatgtggCTGCATTTGATTTGAGCTGTGTAATATCAAGCTAGCACCAACCTTAACCGAATGGTTAGAATTTTTTGGTGCATTATTATAAGCCGAAATCTCTACTACGAGTTCTAATGACACACTCCAATTAATCGTGAAACCTAATTATGGTTGTGGATTTGATTGTAAGGAAGCAAAGTCATGTAATGTTTATCGTATTATTGACTTGGTAAATATTGAAAATGTGAACGAAGAAGAGTACAGAAGACAGGAACAAGTGCAAGACGGAATAGGCCTCGCTATAAAGACAATTATAATGTGCATAAAGTATAGATTATAAAAAAGCACTCTAGGATCTAGCACTTTGGAACGTTGTTTGCATTCGTAGTGAAAttgtaatttaataatttttatcgtAACATATGGACTTTGATAGATGATCACATTGCAATCACATGTAGGTATACAATATACATAATCGTGGCACGTGTGAACTCATTAACTAGCTAATGTTCATCAATAGGAAAATATATCGTTACCGGTGTTTAGAATTGAACAAATTTTGGATAGCAATTATTTAAAGGGTCCATCTAGTGTACAGATGCACTTtggtacagatttacagatttttgtttttatttggtttaaaagtgTATCAATAAAAGTGTTGCTTAAggagaaagtgttacccttaatcgttaacttggctctgataccaattttgcaATCTTTTACTAGTCCTTGTATATTGTCAATTTTGCAATCTTTTACTAGTCCTTGTatattgtaattttatttttatagttttcaatcttgttttagtttataatattcttttttgcatggattattgtatataaaatcttttatctgtttgtctttttctttaatataatttcttaaatctcaaaaacttcttttatttctacactttctgttgtttctaaataccttcttaatttttcaacttcattttccattttttccttcaacagctttaattcttttaagtcataatatggttttccaggcatttataaaattttttaagtttaattccaacttgtttatatttattcttatttctatcctttttattataaggtcatcaattttGATCTGAAggttatttaattcccttttatactcttttattttactttttaatttttctgcccttttttctttttattttattttctggtttttcaatctttttatgcttcattatttattttaaaatttctgcaAACTCTATATGTGGCTTTAAAAAGTATGGTTTAAGTAAgcaaatctttaaatctgtacagatctagatctgtaccatataattttctttatttaaatgGTGGTTGATAGCTTTTACCCTGACACTTTGGTATGCTACAAGAGAGACATGATTTGGAGTCCGATTATGTGGCTTGATATGGTTGGTGAGCGATGAAAATACGACCAAGTTTGGTAAGAGGATGGATAGGATTTATACAAAGGGTTCAAAGATGGATAATGGATTGGAGAGCCACGGCAATTGGTCAATTAGATGGCACCGTCAAGTGGTTAGATACATTACACGTTTCAAAGATGAAAAGGCCTGTGACTTCTGCCTTATAAGTTACAAAGACTATCTCGTATTATGTCTTCTTTTTACTGTATACTGCTCTGCGTTTTGCTACCAGTTAGCATCAGTTGGTGTAGAAACACAATGAAATGCTAATGACAAAAAACAGATATTCCAGTTCTGGTGACGCATTTATATGCTAACAACAACGACAAAGGAACCATGACATCTAATACAAGTGGTAATTGCTTAAATTATTTAaggagtaattacccaaatcagtctctGAAGATTTTAAAATTGGACGTTTTAGTCctcgaaaaaaattaataacaaatcAGTTCTCATGGTTTATCTCCGGCGGCCAAAACAATCCCCAGACCCATTTTTCCATTTTATGCCGCCGGAAAAAGCTGAAGTGACACAGTTACTCTCCAGCGTGTCCAGCAATAAGAACAGATGTCATAAAAGGACAAATTAGTCCCCAGCCATGTTATGAAAACGGTGCCGTTTAAGGATTGGTACCAAACATTGCGTTTAAGTGAGAAACACAAGGTCGCGCTTCTTCTCCTCTATCTCAACCTCTCTGTACTTGAACAGAAACGTCTTTTTCGTTGAAGCTTTTGGAACCCTAGTTTATTAGCAGCTGCAATGACACCAAGCAAAGGAAGCTCGTCGTCTTCGAATCGCCATGGTGGGAGACTCGGCGGTGGCCATAATTGTAGCGTTATCGGAGACGGTGACATCAGCAGCCTAAGCAAAGTTGAAATCCCCAAAGGGCAACACCCAAAATGTCTATGCGGTTTGTATGCAATAATCTCCACTTCAAGGACTCACGAAAATTCGGATAGACTGTTTTTTGAATGGCCACTATATAAGGTAAACAATTGTAGGATTTCGAATAATTTACATTCTATAAGAATTGTGTTGAAGAGCTATTATTGTGTGATGAGCAGGAAAAGTTATCTTATTGCAAGTTCTTTGCATGGGTTGACAAGATTTTTGACATTAAGTTGAAGAATGATGACTCGGTGAAGAATGTAACTATGGGTGGTGGTGAGATTGCTGCTGATATTTCACCCATGTATGATACCAATGATGCTGGTTTGAAACACAAACTGATGGAGTTGCAAAATAGAATTGATTTGTTAGAGCTTCAGAAAAATGTAGTCCCAAAAGCTGAGGGTAAGAGTAAATGTACGAATGTAGTACTTGTTATCATGTTCTTTGCAATGTTAGTGTTGATTTTGTCAGTAATAATAGCTATTTTGTAAGTTATATCTTAGTATTAAGAGTTCACTGAAACCTGTATGTAAATTTGTATGCTTTTTTTGTGATCTCAATGCTTGTGAGAAGAAGAAAATTTATGCAATATATCAGTTTTAAAGTTTTCTTCCAAAATTGTTTGGTTGATGACCTTTATGAATCCAAACAGAAAATCATATTGCTATGTCATGTAGtaaaatgaataataataaaaaaaagcaaCGGCACCATTACTTATAAGTTCAGTAATAAGTAGCATGAAATGAATAATGGAAAAAAATAACAACACCATTATTTATAAGAGCAAATATATTGCTTTAATATCAAATATCAACTTCAAATCATAGAATGCAAGTCACAGATTCGACCTAATAAAAACAACATAACTGTCATAGTAGCAACTTAAACTAAAGTCAGAATTCGGCCATACATGAACCGAAACATAATTCACAAAAAAAGTTTCATCCACACTACTCTATCATCAATCTCTAAATTAAGAGTATTTCAAGTTTAGGTCCATCAACTTGAAAGCTCATTACCAAAATACAAACCAAACTATTACATCAAAAAGCATAATCATTTGTTATCATTCACTTCTGTCTAGGATGCTTGAACCAGGATTTGGAATAAACTGGAACATCTTTGATGTAGTACCCTCACTTGTCGCTGCAATTGTTTCTACCG
The DNA window shown above is from Arachis ipaensis cultivar K30076 chromosome B08, Araip1.1, whole genome shotgun sequence and carries:
- the LOC107614198 gene encoding uncharacterized protein LOC107614198; translation: MGFLFVKTVVISTGIVSMAMGLKLTVPLLTEAVPSISTFFFTCLTPPYLYLLLNFIILSIFATSKLTHHHNHSPPDSPPETLLYHAPEPLKISQNDYSGVVSEEFLYEPPKTNETVTNDENLPLKTTVTVSEEAVGMQKKDSSDLDLAFSDENQKPPVSARFSHRKAAKASPEGGKVVALGVAKPKRQDTLESTWRTITEGRPMPLTRHLKKSDTWEQARRSAAPLTDLNGGEGGKTPPPTKMKKAETFGGRENNVSPAGGSSSAGRLRKEPSLSQDELNRRVEAFIHKFNEEMRLQRQESLRQYRAMVNGGVH